A section of the Acidobacterium capsulatum ATCC 51196 genome encodes:
- the thrB gene encoding homoserine kinase encodes MSATASAGPLRLRVPATSANLGPGFDTLALALAMYLEIEAETAERDGIEATGRNADLCGEVDGNLILATYRTLMEREGRTPLPLQMRMKNGIPLGMGCGSSAAARVAGVALAAHFGTMGWSRTRIFEEAARLEGHPDNAASCVLGGFTVSGETAEKFVASRIAPSEEWCAVMAIPPEPLATSASRGVLPLEYTRADAVRNLQCVALLTAGFAQGDEALVRAGMRDWLHQPYRARVCPLLPLLLPLAEHPLVMGVALSGAGPSVLLMCQKKFADEVCGMVRQRAGESTEIAITGLDSDGCEASSYEIPLW; translated from the coding sequence ATGAGTGCGACCGCAAGCGCAGGCCCGCTGCGGCTACGCGTTCCTGCGACATCGGCCAATCTTGGGCCGGGTTTTGACACGCTGGCGCTGGCGCTGGCGATGTATCTGGAGATCGAAGCGGAAACTGCGGAGCGGGATGGCATTGAAGCCACCGGCCGCAATGCGGACTTGTGCGGCGAGGTCGATGGCAACCTGATTCTGGCCACTTATCGCACGCTCATGGAGCGGGAAGGCCGCACACCGTTGCCGTTGCAGATGCGGATGAAGAACGGCATTCCGCTGGGCATGGGCTGCGGCTCTTCGGCTGCGGCGCGCGTGGCCGGCGTGGCGCTGGCGGCTCACTTTGGAACGATGGGCTGGAGCCGGACGCGCATCTTCGAAGAGGCCGCAAGGCTCGAAGGGCATCCCGACAACGCAGCCTCCTGCGTGCTGGGCGGCTTCACGGTAAGTGGCGAGACTGCGGAGAAGTTTGTGGCCTCGCGCATCGCACCCTCTGAAGAATGGTGCGCGGTGATGGCCATTCCGCCGGAACCGCTGGCGACGAGCGCCTCCCGTGGAGTGCTTCCGCTCGAGTACACGCGGGCCGACGCGGTGCGCAATCTGCAGTGTGTGGCGCTGCTGACGGCGGGGTTTGCTCAAGGGGATGAGGCGCTGGTGCGCGCGGGCATGCGCGACTGGCTGCATCAGCCTTACCGGGCCAGAGTGTGTCCGCTGCTGCCCCTGCTGCTGCCGCTGGCGGAGCATCCTTTGGTGATGGGCGTGGCGCTGAGCGGCGCGGGACCGTCTGTGCTGCTGATGTGCCAAAAAAAATTCGCCGACGAGGTGTGCGGCATGGTGCGCCAGCGTGCCGGGGAATCCACCGAGATTGCGATAACAGGATTGGATTCAGATGGATGCGAGGCGTCG